Proteins co-encoded in one Centroberyx gerrardi isolate f3 chromosome 18, fCenGer3.hap1.cur.20231027, whole genome shotgun sequence genomic window:
- the fam89a gene encoding protein FAM89A, translated as MNGKSTNGTAGGMACIEGLPPLPKSLSGLLNSSGGSWREMERMYAKKTMIQDDLSRGRNNADNLLANKPANLDAALALLRKEMVGLRQQDMSLLCQLWSLHESIQEYKGSCQDLSAASSLSMMENGYFDEDDEYYPEAGTTPTGEQPDGEVGDGMATMGAAAAKNGSGSSKDSSWDSFHVTI; from the exons ATGAATGGTAAGTCAACGAACGGCACGGCGGGAGGAATGGCCTGTATCGAGGGTCTGCCCCCGCTGCCGAAGAGCCTGAGCGGCTTGCTGAACTCAAGCGGCGGCTcctggagagaaatggagaggatgTACGCCAAGAAAACTATGATCCAGGACGACCTGAGCCGAGGCAGGAACAACGCCGACAACCTGCTGGCGAACAAGCCGGCCAACCTCGACGCGGCTCTGGCACTCCTCCGGAAAGAGATG GTGGGCTTGCGTCAGCAGGACATGTCCCTGCTGTGCCAGCTGTGGTCGCTCCACGAGTCCATCCAGGAGTACAAGGGCAGCTGCCAGGACCTGAGCGCCGCCTCCAGCCTCAGCATGATGGAGAACGGCTACTTCGACGAGGACGACGAATACTACCCGGAGGCTGGCACCACGCCCACCGGGGAGCAGCCGGACGGGGAGGTCGGAGACGGGATGGCGACGATGGGGGCGGCGGCGGCCAAGAacggcagcggcagcagcaaggacagcagctgggaCTCCTTTCACGTCACCATCTGA
- the exoc8 gene encoding exocyst complex component 8, whose product MTDTGSRLRKQLESANFDPQNYVKQLSQQSDGDRDLQEHRQKIQTLADETAQNLKKNVYKNYRQFIETAKEISYLESEMYQLSHILTEQKSIMESITQALLSTDKDETSKEMLAAFPKETEELKQRTLTSLLEKVEGGKNIMDTPGRHLVYNGDLAEYDVDNMAPIQKVHAFLMNDCLLIATWLPNRRGAVKYKYNALYDLESFAVVNVKDNPPMKDMFKILMFPDSRIFQAENSKVKKEWLEILDETKKNKATKDRHKKEEEVAPSSPARPEASTNPFDVDEDEPADAEESVDLSLEWIQELPEDLDVCIAQRDFEGAVDLLDKLNEYLKDQPVTPRVKELRAKVEERVRQLTEVLVFELSPDRSLRGGPKATRRAVSQLIRLGQSTKACELFLKNRAAAVQTAIRQLRIEGATLLYIHKLCNIFFTSLLETAKEFEMDFAGNTGCYSAFVVWSRSAMRMFVDAFSKQVFDSKESLSTAAECVKVAKEHCKQLNDIGLDLTFTLQSLLVKDVKAALQSYKDIIIEATKHRNSEEMWRRMNLMTPEALAKLKEEMRSCGMGTFEQYTGDDCWVNLSYTVVAFTKQMMSFLEEGLKLYFPELHMVLLESLVEIILVAVQHVDYSLRCEQDAEKKAFIMQNATFLHDTVLPVVERRFEEGVGKPAKQLQDLRKSTRPVRVNPESTTSVV is encoded by the exons ATGACGGACACGGGAAGTCGACTGCGGAAGCAGCTGGAATCGGCCAATTTCGATCCGCAAAATTACGTCAAGCAGTTGTCGCAGCAGTCCGACGGCGACAGAGATCTGCAGGAGCACCGTCAAAAAATCCAAACCTTAGCCGACGAAACGGCTCAGAACCTGAAGAAAAATGTGTACAAGAACTACAGGCAGTTCATCGAAACGGCCAAGGAGATTTCCTACTTGGAGAGCGAGATGTACCAGCTCAGTCACATCCTGACGGAGCAGAAGAGCATCATGGAGAGCATCACCCAGGCCTTGCTGTCAACAGACAAGGATGAAACGTCCAAGGAGATGCTGGCCGCCTTCCCCAAAGAAACCGAAGAGCTCAAGCAGAGGACGCTGACGTCACTGCTGGAGAAAGTGGAGGGGGGTAAAAACATCATGGACACCCCGGGGAGGCACTTGGTGTACAACGGGGACCTCGCAGAGTACGACGTGGACAACATGGCCCCCATCCAGAAGGTCCACGCTTTCCTCATGAACGACTGCCTGCTGATAGCCACCTGGCTGCCCAACCGCCGGGGCGCGGTCAAGTACAAATACAACGCCCTCTACGACCTGGAGAGCTTCGCCGTGGTCAACGTGAAGGACAACCCGCCCATGAAGGACATGTTCAAGATCCTCATGTTCCCGGACAGCCGCATCTTCCAGGCGGAGAACAGCAAGGTCAAGAAGGAGTGGCTGGAGATCCTGGACGAAACCAAGAAGAACAAGGCGACCAAGGACAGGCacaagaaggaggaggaggtggcgcCCAGCTCTCCGGCGAGGCCCGAGGCGTCCACCAACCCATTCGACGTGGACGAGGACGAGCCGGCTGATGCAGAGGAGAGCGTGGACCTGAGCCTGGAGTGGATCCAGGAGCTGCCGGAGGACCTGGACGTCTGCATCGCCCAGCGGGACTTCGAGGGCGCCGTGGACCTGCTGGACAAGCTCAACGAGTACCTGAAGGACCAGCCGGTCACGCCGAGAGTCAAGGAGCTCAGGGCCAAGGTGGAGGAGCGCGTGCGGCAGCTGACAGAGGTGCTGGTGTTCGAGCTGTCGCCGGACCGGTCGCTGCGCGGCGGGCCCAAAGCCACCCGGCGGGCTGTGTCCCAACTCATCAGACTAG GCCAGTCCACCAAGGCTTGCGAGCTGTTCCTGAAGAACCGCGCTGCCGCCGTCCAGACGGCCATACGGCAGCTCCGGATCGAGGGAGCCACGCTGCTCTACATCCACAAACTCTGCAACATCTTCTTCACCAGCCTGCTGGAGACGGCCAAGGAGTTCGAGATGGACTTTGCGGGGAACACCGGCTGCTACTCGGCCTTCGTGGTCTGGTCCAGGTCGGCCATGAGGATGTTCGTGGACGCCTTCAGCAAGCAG GTGTTTGACAGTAAGGAGAGCCTGTCGACAGCAGCAGAGTGCGTGAAAGTGGCCAAGGAGCATTGCAAGCAGCTGAATGACATCGGCCTGGACCTGACCTTCACCCTGCAGTCCCTGCTGGTCAAAGACGTCAAGGCGGCCCTGCAGAGCTACAAGGACATCATCATCGAAGCCACCAAGCACCGCAACTCCGAGGAGATGTGGAGGAGGATGAACCTCATGACCCCCGAGGCGCTGGCCAAACTCAAG GAGGAGATGCGCAGCTGCGGCATGGGCACCTTCGAGCAGTACACGGGCGACGACTGCTGGGTGAACCTGAGCTACACCGTCGTGGCCTTCACCAAGCAGATGATGAGCTTCCTGGAGGAGGGCCTGAAGCTCTACTTCCCCGAGCTGCACATGGTGCTGCTGGAGAGCCTGGTGGAGATCATCCTGGTGGCCGTGCAGCACGTGGACTACAGCCTGCGCTGCGAGCAGGACGCAGAGAAGAAGGCCTTCATCATGCAGAACGCCACCTTCCTCCACGACACCGTGCTGCCCGTGGTGGAGAGGCGGTTCGAAGAGGGCGTGGGCAAGCCGGCCAAGCAGCTGCAGGACCTGAGGAAGAGCACCAGGCCGGTCCGGGTCAACCCCGAGAGCACCACGTCTGTGGTCTGA
- the sprtn gene encoding DNA-dependent metalloprotease SPRTN, producing the protein MDEDFLLAIQLQEQFNNEYDTSLFSSNSFDDNDFGQSSKKRKVEVAGHGSDVVPYSQPVAQPERPLSIVDATWEMLDPSPDVRAMFLEFNDMFFWGKLSGVEVKWSPRMTLCAGVCSYEGRGGLCSIRLSEPLLKLRPRKDLVETLLHEMIHALLFVTQNNRDRDGHGPEFCKHMNRINTASGTKISVYHTFHDEVDVYRQHWWRCDGPCQNRKPYFGYVKRAMNRAPSAQDPWWADHQRTCGGTYTKVKEPEGYGKKGKKDVTKDKKIPEKKALGSGKPSSITTGSGLQDIRNIIPFSGKGFLLGGKSQSSTSSSPSHKPPGPIVETSMSSPVSSPKKPFFSPPSLTKSFPSPVHSGLDNPAKGISSVLPSVRSGVSGGQKPPVKRSVSNTRVFVNINGSPVRISKPHGTVKPYSSGVEIPKTKQRSVQDLFNNRGPKTVESRPTVSNPPAEAKREVPSSAGSSKSTISASSPFSKQSTHVSPFPATSKPSPSKANHSKYPSVVQTGTKPSPTKPIHSKYFNDSSSGSMSGASGGGPASRKRPWDDRSGSANIFNFFQKTVGTESAAESVRAKSPAVQQRTATTTTSSSSSSSLPSSAGLHNVASSSSSSSSSSLTVSCPVCQVKVQESKINEHLDSCLS; encoded by the exons ATGGATGAGGATTTTCTGCTCGCCATTCAGCTGCAGGAGCAGTTTAACAATGAATACGACACGTCGTTGTTTTCATCAAACAGCTTTGATGATAATGACTTCGGACAAAGTAGTAAGAAACGAAAAGTGGAGGTAGCGGGACATGGCAGCGATGTCGTTCCCTACTCGCAGCCGGTTGCCCAGCCCGAGAGGCCGCTGTCCATCGTGGATGCGACCTGGGAGATGCTGGACCCCAGTCCCGATGTCAGAGCCATGTTTCTGGAGTTCAACGACATGTTCTTCTGGGGGAAACTCAGTGGAGTGGAGGTCAAATGGAGCCCCAGAATGACACT atgtgctggtgtgtgttctTATGAGGGCCGAGGTGGACTGTGTTCAATCAGACTCAGCGAGCCCCTGCTGAAGCTGAGACCCAGGAAAGACCTGGTGGAG ACTCTCCTCCACGAAATGATCCACGCGCTGCTGTTTGTGACCCAGAACAATCGAGACCGAGACGGACATGGACCCGAGTTCTGTAAACACATGAACAGGATCAACACGGCCAGCGGGACCAAAATTAGT gTCTACCACACATTCCACGATGAGGTCGATGTGTACCGGCAGCACTGGTGGCGGTGCGACGGGCCCTGCCAGAACCGCAAGCCCTATTTCGGCTACGTGAAGAGGGCCATGAACCGGGCGCCCTCGGCCCAGGACCCCTGGTGGGCGGATCACCAGAGGACCTGTGGGGGGACCTACACCAAGGTCAAGGAGCCCGAAGGATACGGGAAGAAAGGCAAGAAGGACGTTACCAAGGATAAGAAGATCCCAGAGAAGAAGGCCTTAGGAAGTGGAAAGCCTTCCAGTATAACTACAG GTTCTGGGTTACAGGATATCAGGAACATTATCCCATTTAGCGGGAAAGGCTTCCTACTTGGTGGGAAGTCTCAGTCTTCCACATCTTCATCCCCCTCTCACAAACCACCAGGGCCCATTGTGGAAACATCCATGTCCAgccctgtctcctctcccaAGAAACCCTTCTTCTCCCCTCCATCCTTGACTAAAAGCTTCCCCTCCCCTGTTCATTCTGGCCTGGATAACCCAGCCAAAGGGATCTCCAGCGTCTTGCCTTCTGTCAGATCAGGGGTCTCCGGTGGGCAGAAGCCACCCGTAAAGAGGTCCGTCAGTAACACTAGAGTCTTCGTCAACATCAACGGTTCGCCAGTGAGAATCTCAAAACCCCACGGGACTGTCAAGCCATACAGCAGCGGAGTAGAAATCCCAAAAACCAAGCAAAGGTCCGTTCAAGACCTCTTCAACAACAGAGGCCCCAAGACAGTCGAGAGTCGACCTACCGTCTCAAACCCCCCAGCAGAGGCTAAAAGAGAAGTGCCATCATCAGCCGGGAGTAGCAAAAGCaccatctctgcctcttcccccTTCTCCAAACAAAGTACCCACGTTTCTCCTTTTCCAGCCACATCCAAGCCTAGCCCTAGCAAAGCCAACCACTCGAAATACCCGTCTGTGGTTCAAACAGGAACTAAACCCAGCCCCACTAAACCTATACATTCCAAGTACTTCAATGACTCTAGCAGTGGCAGTATGTCAGGAGCTTCTGGTGGAGGTCCGGCATCGAGGAAGAGGCCATGGGACGACCGCAGCGGCTCGGCCAACATCTTCAACTTCTTCCAGAAGACTGTAGGCACCGAATCAGCAGCAGAGTCGGTGAGGGCAAAGTCACCCGCAGTGCAGCAAAGAactgccaccaccaccacctcttcctcctcttcttcctctctcccctcctctgctggACTGCATAATgttgcttcctcctcctcttcctcctcgtcttcctcgcTGACGGTCAGCTGTCCTGTGTGCCAAGTAAAGGTGCAGGAGTCAAAGATCAATGAGCATCTGGATTCCTGCCTCTCCTGA